The following nucleotide sequence is from Nymphalis io chromosome Z, ilAglIoxx1.1, whole genome shotgun sequence.
TAAAGTCGGGAAAATCGTGTAATATCGCTGAGATGCGGAGAGCCGCTCCTATAATAAGCTGGGTTAACTCGTTCCAAGTGGTGAGATCGTTTGGGTCGATCCCTACgagattgtaatatttattatatatcggtatctatacaaataaatacagttGAAGTGTTTGTCTGTGATTTAAATATgcctgcctcttttaaagttaatgatTTTCGTTCATGTGACTTTTGGTCCGGGCTAATCTttaaaacggctaaaaattacaattgaaatagCTGacttattataagaagtatttcaaggtttcgcttagtcattattttatcaaaatcggtcgaGTCAAtcgaaaagttataaaaacgtcagtatttttgttgttataatatatgttccGACCATTAGGCCAAATTAAATAAgtcaatttctgaatcgcggTGTTCAGATTATCCGAAGTAGTGACCTGCCATACATATTAGCATTGGCGTTTCGTattctaacaatcattattttgggttctattgcattGATAAAGGCCCCCGATTATCgatttacttatatatcttcCATCTACAGATAGCGACCAGgttcgtttttaatatatgtatacattactttttactttcaaGGTTACCTATTCCTTACTTTTGGggtttaataaagtttacattaaattgtttagtccttatttataattgaattagatAAGAtgagttgtaatttttttctacttCTTGCTGCCACTTTACCCAAAACAAagtctaattattttaataaaataaaacctttcaGGACGGGTAACTTGTACATTACGTAACAATTTTCATCAAACCTTAGACACCCGCGATCCAGCTGTTGTTGCCGCGGGCACGCACTCGGGCGTGCGTCGACTTTTTATTTCTGGGCAATTCTGATTATATATTGTCATCTGTGATTCTGGCGATTGAAAGGGACTATCCAAATCtaagaaaattaacaaaaaataaatattaccataACTTATAACGCCTCGTGACAAATAATTATGCACTTTCTATACATTAgtgttgtaaaattataaatatgtctcGTTTGTTaagaaaatgtgtttttttacatattggTTCCTCGGATCCGCGCTTAGTAATCTTAGTAGTTATATcgattattaatgtttttttctgaGAATAATATACttgcaatttttatttgatagacCTACAATCACTTAGCGTGTTATTTTTTGCggtaattttagaaatatatatttttaggaatcaggttacattttttttaaagataaataaagtaaacgtatatcgacacgtactatttacacataaaaatagaacaaaggaatcaatactgagcaactgaaatattatttatgagccACAACCGAGAGCTCAAGCAAAAGTGAGTAACCAGCCAGCTTTGCCGGCCGATAAGCTCGTCGCTCGCAGGCCCCGTCTCCACCACGATGACTATTACGTGATCAAGTCGAACCGTTACGCCACGCCCCTTTGGATTTGGATTTTCctaacaatatttacatttgatatTTGATGATATTTATACCGGTGTATGGAATTTTATTGCTTTCGAAGTACGCTTACTTCTCCTTGTTTTATTAGTTGATTGGTCTTGACGTGTTATGATTGTGACTTAGATACATGTGTTAATTCTTTTAAATCTTATGAATTAGCCGAAAAACTTTTCGATCGTAAACTAACACTTCGGTGAaccttactaaaaataaaaataagcgtCAAGAACCCGTATTTTTATCCACTTTTgcattaaattcaaaaatggtttatgtttgatgaataaaaaaaccAGAACAAAATCAAAAGCGTTGTTGAGCACAtaccaaaataaaatcaaaataaatggtTCAAAGTAGAGCATCAAAGACGATTatggattataataatatcctttttataatatcctgggacatttttcacacacggccatctgattccaaattaagcttgtatagagcttgtgctatggaaaccagacaactgatgtgtGAAGTAGTATAGGTAGtgttacatatactacttttcttttgtaaatacatacttacatagaaaattacacccagactcaaaacaaacagtcatgttcatgcacacaaatgtctgtcctgggtggaaatcgaacccacaaccttcggcgtgaataggcaagtatctaccaaccacgccaaccggctcgtcaaaatgcAACAAAGGGTGAAAAAATCGAAAAATTTTCTAGATAAAATGTTTCCGGCATTTGGTAAGTAATATGAAGTAAAAAGAGCGAAATCGAAACGATAACGAACGACggaataaaaatttgttttactGTTTCCTTAACGTTCACTTattaggcctctgcctcgaattttgcgggcagcggggcggcggcggcggcggcgcggcagcggggcgggcaacgcatacctgttctccaaactagcgggcagatcgcgcggcactatagcggtgtagtgttgtgttcgtggttgtgttgtcgagatatttgtttttattcgtgaacgaaatgtctgaaaaacggcgacatctttttgattcaaatttattcctaacgctcgatttattgtgggcaaaagaagaagtggatccctactatagggcaaggaaaataaatggcgagttttatcgaaattatgaagaacagagacaaaatcccgacaaattctacgactaataattggttaattattcttctatttttatggttcacatctttgctgttccatatgggtgtcctctcaaagattgccgaaataattagctcttgcacgtccgaagacattttgatacgtcacaaaaaaaatgtacaacactatacctacaatgcagacgcgcaacgcgggcggtcaccgcttgactggagtgcaccgctcgttgcccgcccccgcgccgctcctgcaccgctgtattcgagggtcggtccatttgattatacgcgtaagatcctgccgctcccgcgccgccgccgccgccgccccgctgcccgcgagattcgaggcagaggccttatTCAAATTGATGTATTGATGCTCAGTATTTCAGGTTACTTTTTATAACACCGTGTTCGTCAAGTGGTATTCCATCGGACTGACACTCGTCCCTGAACACGGCCGCCATAAGAGCCGCTATTGAAGATCCTCGCTTCACCATACACGGATACTAAAATGATTTTCAATTATAGATCAATACAACGATTTTTTTCGTTAAGGGCAAGAATGTTACAGAATTTAAGATCACCAGACTAGGCCGCCAGGTCACCAGTTGAGCAACCGCGTCTCCGCTGCGCACGACGTCGCATAGCACCGCCAGGGCGAGGCACTGGACCGAAGCTTTGCTAACCTTTATCAGGATTcttgtttacataaataattataataaactcgACCATCAGATTGCATCAACATTAAGTGCACTTCTTAACAGTTCGTAACAATGTACGCATAattagtacatattttttttaattccataaaaaatataagctacATCAAGCGTTCAACCGacaaatttttttacaaatatattttacgttttaGAGAAAcgtataaattctttatttatgatGAGAGAGTGAATTATATAAAGCTTGATATATGCATGCAAACgttaaaaattagtaaaattttagcATTTACACTTATATTGCATGTAAGCGTGCttgtttatattgaatttatgaTGAAAAATTAAGAGTGCTTGCGGCAAGTATTACGAGTATgtcttattgaattaaatacatCAAGAAGGAAGTCCCTATTTACTGTTTAGAATTGTTCGTGTTGTCTTTTATTTGTTGCTTATTACTGCTCCTCCTCCTACTCTGATAGAAGCCCTCGAGCGACAGAGATCTACATCTTCAAATTACATGATAGTCCGCTTTCTTTAAgacgattataatataatgtgtgaGCGATTACATACCGTTATGATATCCAAAAGATTATAAACACCGTTGTTTATGATGAAACGTGCTCTGTGTTCTTTTTGCCAAACGATTGCCTCCCAGATAAAGTTTAACAAAGATATCAGCCACCTAAATAGAACATTTTGACGACATTAATATTACTTCTGTTTCTTCTAATGCGATCTTAATTATGCTCGTTTGTCATCTTGGTTCATCGACTCTGAACACAAACCTATCTGAAATAATTAGATGCTTGTTGAGCGAGAAAATAACGACGTTCAGCATCCTGCTGGCTAGCGTACAGACGGAGGCGGGCCAGCTGAGCCGCGGATATACACAACAGCTGACTCGCGTGTCGGCTTCCACAGCGCTCGTGAGAACGCGGAGACAGAGCGCGATAATGACTTGACTCTTTTCCACCGGCGGACATCTCTGCTTCAGCAGCGTGTAACACAGGTCTAGAGCAGAAAATTCTAGAAATTTTATGCGTTAGACATTTCATTCGTCGCATCGGATTTATCatctacttaaataattaaaatattgtatcttatatataagtacttcacatatattttttaaatgttttatttattttagttatagttttatgtaacaaataacataaaacaaaacgaaaaaatataacgaattaataatttagattcGACAGTTTCATACAGTttcagttaatttaaaataataaatcgaaAGTGAATTAAAACACTAAGTACACACCACTAACTCATATGAAATTACCTATGTACCAAGGTACACATATTGTACTTATAAACATACTCATGGTAAGGTGTGTTTAACTTATATATCAAAAGATATCTTACGCGTCAGTATTATGATTCCGTGAGTGTTAAACAAGTCTCTCACGGAGTCTCGTCTCGAAGCAATGTGGCGATCATGGGTAGCCACTTGCAGCAGACGCACGCACCAATACAGCGTCGGGAGTTCGTAAGGGCTCTCCGAATACCATTCAATATACCACAATATCCTAGAATTTCAGAGTATAGGAACAACTATTTTATAATGGAGTATTATCAGCATTTTTAACAACTTTAAGAACATTCGAAGTTTAGAAGTATAAGTGCGTGCAACTGTACCTTCTTATTATTGCGTATTCTCGAACTAATCTTGGCGGCACGACGGGCAGTGTACTGACCAAAGCCTGCAACGCCGTCTTTCGGAGATCGGAAAAAAGAGCCGGTGACCAGTGAGCTCTAAGTGGACTCAGACCGGGATCTAGCAAAAACATTACACCCAATAGCCAGTTCTGAGACTCCACCATCTATAATACAAGCCGCCGTGTAAGTTAACTCATCAATTTAGTGTATTCTAGGTTAACCATAGCAACTACACACGTTAAGCCTAGCAGTAATGATCAATTAAAGCGACAaaagaattatatacaaaaaaactcACAAAGCTATTAACTGGTATAGTTTTAAGGAATTCCACAGATAAGTAAATCAAaacttttttgaagagaagatcTGCTTGGGTAGTGTTGAAGTTGACTGTCCGAGTCCAATCTCGTCTGCGAGGAACCTCAGTAAGCACGGACAATGTCATTacatctaaaaataaaagtaaagtttacAAATTTTCGGATTTAAGTAGAAACTACTGAACTGACACTATGAAACAATGATGGTTTAAAGATTtatgggactcgccggcgcttaTTGCTCTGGAATAGCCACAAAACCAGCGGTTCCCACTCCGTCTCTTCGTTAATGCTTTCCCTATGCTAGGGGCTACACTAGGGGTTCCCGGGGTCTTTCTTTACCGTACCACCTCAATAAccagggagaaggtgcgcatagagTCAACGCCTTCTCACGGTTCTTCTCCAGCGGAGCGGATCAGCAAAGGTGTCCTCAAGCGCCTACTCCGTGGCCTCCTTCCGCGACATGATACTCGTAGAAACAGACCATATATCTCTATCCAGAACTCGAGCACGGCGTGAATTACGCTCGGCGGCGAGAGGTCTCATCCGACTATCGCCACCAGGTAATGCCGACCACTCTGTCTGGTTCGCCTACATCTACCGCTTCGCTATAAGTACCTGCGTCCATTTTATACGTGAGTATGCCGTCTCTTCCTGCGACCCAGTGACGTcgatgtttaaattatattaattatttaatattttaacttaactaCTATCTGCTATTTCAATAACATCTCTAACTGCTGTGCCCTAATAGTTTAAGAACTTTTAGGAGgtcgtaattaatatttttttattaaaatatgtgtttACCTGGCATTAATAAAGAAGAGAAAGCCATCAGCCGGTCACCAAAGCAGTGGAGGAGCGCATGCGTGATAACGGTCAGTGTGCTTCTCTCGTGTTGATGTTCCCGAGCGCGACATTCGAAGCGATACGCCCAAATAAAGCATCtattacaaacattaaaaaagtaaattccataagtaggtacttatttataattaaatgaaatggcCACGTGAATTTATAACTAACCTTTGAGAGTAGTAATCTGGAGACGGAAGTAGAGAATGACAGGTAACATTTTCAGCTAAATAGTTTTTTAGAGCTTGTACAAGTACGAGAAGCAAAGTCATTGTCGTTGACAGGTTAATGCTGCTGTCTCCTGGTAaatggaaataaattttaaaacagtaaggttttttcaaatcaaagaaaagaaatgaaattaacaaaaatagttATGTTCATAAATTAAAACTGCGTGCCTCCATAGCAGTACCTAGTTTGACGTTGTAGTCCTGCGGGTCAGCCGGGTTGTTTTCGTAAGCAGGCAACTCGTCCTCAGGGAAGTAAGGATTGAATCGGTAAAATATGTTCTCAATTACATTTTCTTTGATCATTTCAATACCTATAAGTGTTATTACTTTTACTCCACGTTGtcttatagttatttaaataaaaaaaatgaagaaaatCCATGGCAATGTTGATCTGTTATTTTGAATTCTTCCGTCATTTTCGAAACAATAACAGTAACGGAGTATTTAATTCCTGTTTTAAATAAGAAGATATAGTTACTTATTGCAAATGGTCTTGATACTTGA
It contains:
- the LOC126780335 gene encoding uncharacterized protein LOC126780335 produces the protein MDEKRSIHTSSKLGEDKLVTREPSKNAKGDSEDPIGSSRPHIFKREKYKIGYKQITSDQYFGKSESISESSDTFHCFHGSRGKLHTKEGILKRNLTKELDPIQIPSKWSDKCRPTSGWEVAATLEFMTTEPMAQQTDRIEAYIRDFSKISRHGYKIEVLKSLCVVMEYLVENLGKKPNLREGTVLLLKNLDKPILLTVASDVVSQFDELTRYIGFLSYLLIRMEEDELFDYVARGLLWQLSAKDADRGAGAVPLQVVLHAASPALHTAVRMLALSSSHRFPVFLQITLFMACDSAAYCIEMIKENVIENIFYRFNPYFPEDELPAYENNPADPQDYNVKLGDSSINLSTTMTLLLVLVQALKNYLAENVTCHSLLPSPDYYSQRCFIWAYRFECRAREHQHERSTLTVITHALLHCFGDRLMAFSSLLMPDVMTLSVLTEVPRRRDWTRTVNFNTTQADLLFKKVLIYLSVEFLKTIPVNSFMVESQNWLLGVMFLLDPGLSPLRAHWSPALFSDLRKTALQALVSTLPVVPPRLVREYAIIRRILWYIEWYSESPYELPTLYWCVRLLQVATHDRHIASRRDSVRDLFNTHGIIILTHLCYTLLKQRCPPVEKSQVIIALCLRVLTSAVEADTRVSCCVYPRLSWPASVCTLASRMLNVVIFSLNKHLIISDRWLISLLNFIWEAIVWQKEHRARFIINNGVYNLLDIITVSKASVQCLALAVLCDVVRSGDAVAQLVTWRPSLVILNSYPCMVKRGSSIAALMAAVFRDECQSDGIPLDEHGVIKNLDSPFQSPESQMTIYNQNCPEIKSRRTPECVPAATTAGSRVSKVFALLQLLSEDLKNKVALADEAYNLYKNIRLEPEDEVILVLCSHYLTIELNETWSETKVKIPRLLVQDEAIFNEFLEINGGWALDIRRQQQQVLENRHKREMEDENSLYVFLQRVQLNVALDALREVRCAARSARTPHLGPQGDVALEDDASLIRTYRPPLDDQNVTGQCVKLYSIQPKNDSSGKNIGSQT